From Rhodamnia argentea isolate NSW1041297 chromosome 10, ASM2092103v1, whole genome shotgun sequence, a single genomic window includes:
- the LOC115742823 gene encoding nucleoside diphosphate kinase 1-like — protein MEQTFIMIKPDGVQRGLVGEIISTFEKKGFYLKGMKLISVERPFAEKHYEDLSSKPFFEGLVEYIISGPVVAMVWEGKNVVTTGRKIIGATNPSASDPGTIRGSFAVEIGRNVIHGSDSVESAKKEIALWFPNGTVNWQSSLHPWIYE, from the exons ATGGAGCAGACTTTCATCATGATCAAACCCGACGGTGTTCAGCGAGGCTTG GTGGGTGAGATCATCAGCACATTTGAGAAGAAAGGTTTCTATTTAAAAG GAATGAAGCTGATTAGCGTGGAGCGCCCTTTTGCTGAGAAACACTATGAGGATCTCTCATCAAAACCGTTTTTTGAGGGCTTAGTCGAGTACATAATATCTGGTCCTGTAGTCGCTATGGTATGGGAAGGTAAAAATGTTGTTACTACAGGTCGGAAGATCATAGGAGCTACTAACCCGTCGGCCTCGGATCCTGGTACTATCCGTGGCAGTTTTGCGGTGGAGATCGGCAG GAATGTAATCCACGGAAGCGATTCTGTCGAGAGTGCTAAGAAGGAAATTGCTCTGTGGTTCCCCAACGGGACCGTGAACTGGCAAAGCAGCCTTCATCCTTGGATCTACGAGTGA
- the LOC115742822 gene encoding peptide methionine sulfoxide reductase A1-like, whose amino-acid sequence MLTSACRASSSSSSSSSSSLLLLVSSSLSKPATALSLPNPFLSLSKLPPSLSKPACPRNSRLVSSYKSPMNILNKLGFGPKTPDPSSMDSSIAQGPDEDVPAPGQQFAQFGAGCFWGVELAFQRVPGVSKTEVGYTQGFLHNPTYEDVCSGTTSHSEVVRVQYDPKECSFENLLDVFWARHDPTTLNRQGNDVGTQYRSGIYYYTPEQEKAARESMEQQQKVLNRNIVTEILPAKKFYRAEEYHQQYLSKGGRFGFKQSADKGCNDPIRCYG is encoded by the exons ATGCTCACCTCAGCCTGCagagcatcttcttcttcttcttcttcttcttcttcttcccttctgcTTCTCGTCTCTTCCTCCCTCTCTAAACCCGccaccgctctctctctccccaaccctttcctttctctctccaaaCTCCCGCCCTCCCTCTCCAAGCCCGCTTGCCCCCGGAACTCGCGGCTCGTCTCCTCCTACAAATCCCCCATGAACATCCTCAACAAGCTCGGCTTCGGGCCCAAGACCCCCGACCCCTCGTCCATGGACTCCTCCATCGCTCAGGGTCCCGACGAGGACGTCCCGGCGCCGGGCCAGCAGTTCGCGCAATTCGGCGCCGGTTGCTTCTGGGGCGTCGAATTGGCCTTCCAGAGAGTCCCCGGCGTGTCCAAGACCGAGGTCGGTTACACCCAGGGGTTCTTGCATAATCCGACCTACGAGGACGTGTGTAGCGGGACGACGAGCCACTCGGAGGTGGTGAGGGTCCAGTATGACCCCAAAGAGTGCAGCTTCGAGAATCTTCTCGATGTCTTCTGGGCTCGGCACGACCCCACCACCCTCAATCGTCAG GGGAATGATGTGGGCACTCAGTACAGGTCAGGAATATATTACTACACCCCAGAACAGGAGAAAGCAGCTAGAGAATCCATGGAGCAGCAGCAGAAAGTCCTCAATAGAAACATTGTCACCGAAATTCTGCCTGCCAAGAAGTTCTACCGTGCAGAAGAATACCACCAGCAGTATCTCTCTAAAGGAGGCCGTTTTGGTTTCAAACAATCTGCTGATAAAGGTTGCAATGATCCTATTCGTTGCTATGGCTGA